From one Gossypium hirsutum isolate 1008001.06 chromosome D08, Gossypium_hirsutum_v2.1, whole genome shotgun sequence genomic stretch:
- the LOC107917713 gene encoding remorin, whose product MADVEEPKKLESETPSDPPPPPTEAAVEEFVTPPPPTEEKPADSTEKPPEPIEKAAESTEKKSTEVSVDRDAVLARVATEKRISLINAWEESEKSKAENKAQKKLSSIAAWENTKKAAIEAELKRIEEKLEKQKAEYVEKMKNKAALIHKEAEEKKAIVEAKRGEDLLKAEELAAKYRATGTTPNKTLGCF is encoded by the exons ATGGCAGATGTCGAAGAACCCAAGAAGCTTGAATCCGAAACCCCCTCCGACCCTCCGCCGCCACCCACCGAAGCCGCCGTGGAAGAATTCGTGACTCCACCCCCTCCTACTGAAGAAAAGCCCGCCGACTCTACGGAAAAGCCTCCCGAACCCATCGAAA AGGCGGCAGAGTCGACGGAGAAGAAAAGCACGGAGGTGTCTGTTGATCGAG ATGCTGTGCTTGCTAGAGTTGCGACTGAGAAGCGAATTTCACTAATCAACGCTTGGGAAGAAAGTGAAAAAAGCAAAGCTGAGAACAA AGCACAGAAGAAGCTTTCTTCTATTGCGGCTTGGGAGAATACCAAGAAAGCAGCTATAGAGGCTGAGCTAAAAAGGATTGAG GAAAAGTTAGAAAAGCAGAAGGCCGAGTATGtggaaaaaatgaaaaacaagGCAGCCTTAATCCACAAGGAAGCAGAAGAGAAGAAGGCAATCGTTGAAGCCAAGCGAGGGGAGGATCTTCTCAAAGCGGAGGAGTTGGCGGCAAAGTACCGTGCCACCGGAACTACTCCGAACAAGACCCTTGGTTGTTTTTGA